The Stenotrophomonas maltophilia genome includes a region encoding these proteins:
- the map gene encoding type I methionyl aminopeptidase, translating into MIKRPDEIVLMAESGRLLAQVFAALDQLPLQGRSTMEVNDFVERMIVDELQARPASKGQYGFPYVLNTSIDNVICHGVPSTTDVLRNGQIVNLDITLEKNGYIADSSTTYLVGEVDYAARRLVQTAYQAMWKGIAAVRPGSRLGDIGHAIARHARSHGYSVVKEYCGHGIGQEMHEEPQILHYGHPNTGMVLEEGMVFTIEPMLNQGKPAIRQQPDEWPVYTRDGKLSAQFEHTVAVTGSGVRVLTLRPGETPLCAVDAA; encoded by the coding sequence ATCATCAAGCGCCCCGACGAGATCGTGCTGATGGCCGAATCGGGTCGCCTGCTGGCCCAGGTGTTCGCCGCACTCGACCAGCTGCCGCTGCAGGGCCGCAGCACGATGGAGGTCAACGATTTCGTCGAACGCATGATCGTCGATGAACTGCAGGCGAGGCCGGCCAGCAAGGGCCAGTACGGCTTTCCCTACGTGCTCAATACCTCGATCGACAACGTGATCTGCCACGGCGTTCCCAGCACCACCGACGTGCTGCGCAACGGCCAGATCGTCAACCTCGACATCACCCTGGAGAAGAACGGCTACATCGCCGACTCCAGCACCACCTACCTGGTCGGTGAGGTCGACTACGCCGCGCGCCGGCTGGTGCAGACCGCCTACCAGGCGATGTGGAAAGGCATCGCTGCGGTCCGCCCCGGCTCGCGCCTGGGTGACATCGGCCACGCCATCGCCCGCCACGCGCGCAGCCACGGCTACAGCGTGGTGAAGGAGTACTGCGGCCACGGCATCGGCCAGGAGATGCACGAGGAACCGCAGATCCTGCACTACGGCCATCCCAACACCGGCATGGTGCTGGAAGAAGGCATGGTGTTCACCATCGAGCCGATGCTCAACCAGGGCAAGCCGGCCATCCGCCAGCAGCCGGACGAATGGCCGGTCTACACCCGCGACGGCAAGCTGTCGGCGCAGTTCGAGCATACCGTCGCGGTCACCGGCAGCGGCGTGCGCGTGCTGACCCTGCGCCCGGGCGAAACACCGTTGTGCGCGGTGGATGCCGCCTAG
- a CDS encoding aspartate aminotransferase family protein, translating into MNIFDKNADAAASDAQLLADEARYSSFGDTVHYVDPPKIFQRGEGSYMFDGAGVPYLDLQMWYSACNFGYSNKRLNDALKDQIDTLPQVASQYLHPTRVQLAKTIAVDMHEKFGLDGRVHFNVGGAQAIEDSLKIVRNARGGKSLMFAFEGGYHGRTLGASSITSSYRYRRRYGHFGERAMFIPFPYPFRRPKGMTPDEYSDHCVWQFERLFESEYNGVWDPKVGQAEYAAFYVEPIQGTGGYVIPPRNFFTGLKRVLDKYGILMVVDEIQMGFWRTGKLWSIEHFGVTPDVLVFGKALTNGLNPLSGLWAREELINPTVFPPGSTHSTFNSNPLGTRLGLEVLKLGKEMDYERTVPEKGAYFLDGLRGLQKRHPEIGDVDGLGLALRAEICQADGYTPNKELLDRMVDIGLAGDLLHDGKRMGLVLDVGGWYKNVITFAPSLDISYEEIDLAITLLDQALTKAKG; encoded by the coding sequence ATGAACATTTTTGACAAGAACGCCGACGCCGCTGCCTCCGACGCGCAGCTGCTGGCCGACGAAGCCCGCTACAGCTCCTTCGGCGATACCGTCCACTACGTCGACCCGCCGAAGATCTTCCAGCGCGGCGAAGGCAGCTACATGTTCGACGGTGCGGGCGTGCCCTACCTCGATCTGCAGATGTGGTACTCGGCCTGCAACTTCGGCTACAGCAACAAGCGCCTGAATGACGCGCTGAAGGACCAGATCGACACCCTGCCGCAGGTCGCCAGCCAATACCTGCATCCGACCCGCGTGCAGCTGGCCAAGACCATTGCCGTGGACATGCACGAAAAGTTCGGCCTCGACGGTCGCGTGCATTTCAATGTCGGCGGCGCGCAGGCCATTGAAGACTCGCTGAAGATCGTGCGCAACGCGCGCGGCGGCAAGAGCCTGATGTTCGCCTTCGAAGGCGGCTACCACGGCCGCACCCTGGGTGCCTCGTCGATCACCTCCAGCTACCGCTACCGCCGCCGCTACGGCCACTTCGGCGAGCGCGCGATGTTCATCCCGTTCCCGTACCCCTTCCGTCGCCCGAAGGGCATGACCCCGGACGAGTATTCCGACCACTGCGTGTGGCAGTTCGAGCGCCTTTTCGAAAGCGAGTACAACGGCGTGTGGGACCCCAAGGTCGGCCAGGCCGAGTACGCCGCGTTCTACGTCGAGCCGATCCAGGGCACCGGCGGCTACGTCATTCCGCCGCGCAACTTCTTCACCGGCCTCAAGCGCGTGCTGGACAAGTACGGCATCCTGATGGTGGTCGATGAGATCCAGATGGGCTTCTGGCGTACCGGCAAGCTGTGGTCGATCGAGCATTTCGGCGTGACCCCGGACGTGCTGGTGTTCGGCAAGGCGCTGACCAACGGCCTGAACCCGCTGTCGGGCCTGTGGGCACGCGAAGAGCTGATCAACCCGACCGTGTTCCCGCCGGGTTCCACCCACTCCACCTTCAACTCCAACCCGCTGGGCACCCGCCTGGGCCTGGAAGTGTTGAAGCTGGGCAAGGAAATGGACTACGAGCGCACCGTACCGGAAAAGGGCGCGTACTTCCTCGACGGCCTGCGTGGACTGCAGAAGCGCCACCCGGAAATCGGCGACGTCGACGGCCTGGGCCTGGCCCTGCGCGCCGAAATCTGCCAGGCCGACGGCTACACCCCGAACAAGGAACTGCTGGACCGCATGGTCGACATCGGCCTGGCCGGTGACCTCCTGCACGACGGCAAGCGCATGGGCCTCGTGCTCGACGTGGGTGGCTGGTACAAGAACGTGATCACCTTCGCGCCGTCGCTGGACATCAGCTACGAAGAGATCGACCTGGCGATCACCCTGCTCGACCAGGCGCTGACCAAGGCCAAGGGCTGA
- a CDS encoding GNAT family N-acetyltransferase: MEMTSRASSTALEPAALLEGFLAHPPLGFEAGRLPSGLPTFRAPLDLTTTMDDALRSKLLGLPLSRLWRPWITWKTRFVGATSTEYTPLPAHVAPEALAEDVTRHAIGDTRLLVVKDLAIDSPLLDDAANAHSAAFLQALLARGFVELEGMPLAWVAIDFDSLDGYLGRLSPSRRKNIRRKLRSRDDLQIDCIATGDPALADPRLQAELYALYLGVYAQSAVHFDQLDLTYFQYLLADSQGQGRMFLYRHQGQLIGWNLCYIHAGKLVDKYIGLAYPQSREHNLYAVSWMHNLEYALLHGLSHYVAGWTDSRIKAELGARFTSTRHAIHARSPLLRAALRRLAPYLQGEPDGGG; encoded by the coding sequence ATGGAGATGACGTCACGCGCATCCAGCACCGCGCTGGAACCGGCCGCGCTGCTGGAGGGTTTCCTGGCCCACCCGCCGCTCGGATTCGAGGCAGGCCGCCTTCCCAGTGGCCTGCCGACCTTCCGTGCGCCGCTGGACCTGACCACCACGATGGACGACGCGCTGCGCAGCAAGCTGCTCGGCCTGCCGCTGTCGCGCCTGTGGCGGCCATGGATCACCTGGAAGACCCGTTTCGTCGGTGCCACCAGCACCGAGTACACCCCGCTGCCGGCGCACGTGGCGCCGGAGGCGCTGGCCGAGGACGTGACGCGTCACGCGATCGGCGATACCCGGCTGCTGGTGGTCAAGGACCTGGCCATCGATTCACCGCTGCTGGACGACGCGGCCAACGCGCACAGCGCGGCGTTCCTGCAGGCCTTGCTGGCGCGCGGCTTCGTTGAACTGGAAGGCATGCCGCTTGCCTGGGTGGCGATCGATTTCGATTCGCTCGATGGCTACCTCGGCCGCCTGTCGCCCTCGCGCCGCAAGAACATCCGGCGCAAGCTCCGTTCGCGTGATGACCTGCAGATCGACTGCATCGCCACCGGCGATCCGGCCCTCGCCGACCCACGGCTGCAGGCCGAGCTGTATGCGCTGTACCTGGGCGTGTATGCGCAGAGCGCGGTGCATTTCGACCAGCTCGACCTGACCTATTTCCAGTACCTGCTGGCCGACAGCCAGGGCCAGGGACGAATGTTCCTGTACCGCCACCAAGGTCAGCTGATCGGCTGGAACCTGTGCTACATCCACGCCGGAAAGCTGGTGGACAAGTACATCGGTCTGGCCTACCCGCAGTCACGCGAGCACAACCTGTACGCGGTGAGCTGGATGCACAACCTCGAGTACGCGCTGCTGCACGGCCTGAGCCACTACGTGGCCGGCTGGACCGACTCGCGGATCAAGGCCGAACTGGGCGCCCGCTTCACCTCCACCCGGCACGCGATCCACGCACGCTCCCCGCTGCTGCGTGCCGCCCTGCGCCGCCTGGCCCCGTACCTGCAGGGCGAACCTGATGGAGGCGGTTGA
- a CDS encoding bleomycin resistance protein — protein sequence MPQTVIPQLRMRHADTTLPFYVQGLGFVVDWEHRFEPGFPLFAQLTRDGQTIFLTEHSGDCEVGGAVYFIVDDVDSLHRAFGAANVPIEQPPHDTEWGSREMLLRDPDGNRLRFATHTD from the coding sequence ATGCCCCAGACCGTCATCCCGCAACTGCGCATGCGCCACGCCGACACCACCCTGCCGTTCTACGTGCAGGGGCTGGGCTTCGTGGTCGACTGGGAACATCGCTTCGAACCCGGCTTCCCACTGTTCGCCCAGCTCACCCGCGACGGCCAGACGATCTTCCTTACCGAACACAGCGGCGACTGCGAGGTCGGCGGCGCGGTGTACTTCATCGTTGACGACGTCGACAGCCTGCACCGCGCCTTCGGTGCCGCCAACGTCCCAATCGAGCAGCCCCCGCATGACACCGAATGGGGCAGCCGCGAAATGCTGCTGCGCGACCCGGATGGCAACCGGCTGCGCTTCGCCACCCACACGGACTGA
- a CDS encoding DMT family transporter translates to MRRLYVIGFPLLMAFDTLAQLCFKYAGDAALPVEANTAWLLRVLSQPWVYGAILGYVGAFFTWMSLLRHAPIGPAFAASHLEVISVLLLSAWLLNEPLTLHHLLGAVLIVAGIVCLGRAEADDPHSPAESAS, encoded by the coding sequence ATGAGGCGCCTGTATGTGATCGGTTTCCCGCTGCTGATGGCCTTCGACACGCTGGCCCAGCTGTGCTTCAAGTACGCCGGTGACGCCGCGCTGCCGGTCGAGGCCAACACCGCCTGGCTGCTGCGCGTGCTGTCGCAGCCGTGGGTGTACGGCGCCATCCTCGGCTACGTGGGTGCGTTCTTCACCTGGATGAGCCTGCTGCGCCATGCGCCGATCGGCCCCGCGTTTGCCGCATCACACCTGGAAGTGATCAGCGTGCTGCTGCTGTCGGCGTGGCTGTTGAACGAGCCACTGACCCTGCACCATCTGCTCGGTGCGGTACTGATCGTGGCCGGCATCGTCTGCCTCGGCCGCGCTGAAGCGGACGACCCGCACAGTCCCGCCGAAAGCGCGTCGTGA
- a CDS encoding EamA family transporter, which produces MGALATLLWLANVVLDTGGQLAFKAAASDPQEGEGLQRWKHMLSRPWLWIGIACYVLEFVAWIAFLSLVPLSKGVLLGSINIVALMIAGRFLFREKLTPLRVTGMLLVTAGVAMVGAGS; this is translated from the coding sequence ATGGGGGCACTCGCCACCCTGCTGTGGCTGGCCAATGTGGTACTCGATACCGGTGGCCAGCTCGCCTTCAAGGCCGCCGCCAGCGATCCGCAGGAAGGCGAAGGACTGCAACGCTGGAAACACATGCTCAGCCGCCCTTGGCTGTGGATCGGCATCGCCTGCTACGTGCTCGAGTTCGTGGCCTGGATTGCGTTCCTGTCGCTGGTGCCGCTGTCCAAGGGCGTGCTGCTGGGCTCGATCAACATCGTTGCGTTGATGATCGCCGGTCGTTTCCTGTTCCGCGAGAAGCTCACGCCGCTGCGGGTGACTGGCATGCTGCTGGTCACCGCAGGCGTGGCGATGGTGGGGGCCGGCTCATGA
- a CDS encoding LysR family transcriptional regulator ArgP, translating to MDLVHPQLAAFAAVLEEGSFEAAARRLSISPSALSQRIKALEDRLGQVLVVRQAPCRPTAAGEALLRRVRPMQALEAEALAELLPERGSSDAARTPIPLAVNDDSLDTWFVPAIADLHQRHGYLFDLRMDDQDHTLRLLRDGSVAGAVTAESQPVKGCNVHPLGAMRYQAIASPGFARQYFSDGMDATALARAPMLVFNRKDELQWRFVRRLTRARLQPPLHYLPSSTGFVEAAACGLGWGLAPETLAAPAVRAGRVVVLEPRRWFDVPLYWQHAAVRSSTLQRITQALRTAASGTLR from the coding sequence ATGGACCTGGTACACCCGCAACTGGCCGCGTTTGCCGCGGTGCTGGAGGAAGGCAGCTTCGAGGCTGCGGCACGCCGCCTGTCGATCAGTCCATCAGCACTGTCGCAGCGGATCAAGGCTCTGGAAGACCGGCTCGGGCAGGTGCTGGTGGTGCGCCAGGCGCCGTGCCGCCCCACCGCCGCCGGTGAGGCGCTGCTGCGCCGGGTGCGACCGATGCAGGCGCTGGAAGCCGAGGCATTGGCCGAGCTGCTACCCGAGCGTGGCAGCAGCGACGCTGCGCGCACCCCGATCCCGCTGGCGGTCAATGATGATTCGCTCGATACGTGGTTCGTGCCGGCCATCGCCGACCTGCACCAGCGCCATGGCTACCTGTTCGACCTGCGCATGGACGACCAGGACCACACCCTGCGGTTGCTGCGCGACGGCAGCGTGGCGGGTGCGGTCACCGCCGAAAGCCAGCCGGTGAAGGGCTGCAACGTGCACCCGCTCGGCGCCATGCGCTACCAAGCGATTGCTTCGCCCGGCTTCGCCCGCCAGTACTTCAGCGATGGCATGGACGCCACGGCGCTGGCACGCGCGCCGATGCTGGTGTTCAACCGCAAAGATGAACTGCAGTGGCGCTTCGTGCGTCGCCTGACCCGCGCGCGGCTGCAGCCGCCGCTACACTACCTGCCCTCCTCCACCGGTTTCGTCGAAGCCGCCGCGTGCGGACTTGGCTGGGGCCTGGCCCCGGAAACCCTGGCCGCGCCCGCTGTGCGCGCCGGCCGCGTGGTGGTACTGGAACCCCGCCGCTGGTTCGATGTGCCGTTGTACTGGCAGCATGCCGCCGTGCGCTCAAGCACGCTGCAGCGCATCACCCAGGCGCTGCGTACTGCGGCCAGCGGCACCCTTCGTTGA
- a CDS encoding ParD-like family protein translates to MGIVNIDDTLHDQLRRACTVSSRSINAQANFWIRVGMLCELNPTLSFQDIVASELRAAGVQPPLLPPGQV, encoded by the coding sequence ATGGGCATCGTCAACATCGATGACACCCTGCACGACCAGCTGCGCCGTGCCTGCACCGTCTCCAGCCGCTCGATCAATGCCCAGGCCAACTTCTGGATCCGGGTCGGCATGCTCTGCGAGCTGAACCCCACGCTGAGCTTCCAGGACATCGTCGCCAGCGAGCTGCGCGCGGCCGGTGTGCAGCCGCCGCTGCTGCCCCCGGGCCAGGTCTGA
- a CDS encoding DegT/DnrJ/EryC1/StrS family aminotransferase, translated as MSLFARELPPTAGLPIQASDFLPGGGDLREVLASQLGTPPLQLTCSGTHALLIALRTLRKRAPRRDTVIMPAYTCPLVPIAVHSLGLRVQLCDTRRGHFDFDPGQLRRLADARTLAILPTHLGGRIADVELACEVARNAGAWVIEDAAQALGARVGNSSVGLRGDIGFFSLAAGKGLSLHEGGLLVSRDDELRAGLAEHAVQHVRSSLHWELLRSVQLIGLAACYRPSLLSLVYGNPLRSALQRDDLEEAVGDIFPLDIPQHRVSHWRQNIGAHAARRLPAFLQAGRLRALQLRVQLAQLPAVEVVDGLAGSGGTWPLLMLLLPSQRARDAVLKDLWPRGLGASRMFIHALPGYAYLRGIVPQDDMPNARDFAARMLTLGNSAWETREETAEILQVLARA; from the coding sequence ATGAGCCTGTTCGCGCGCGAACTGCCACCTACCGCTGGCCTGCCGATTCAGGCCAGCGATTTCCTGCCCGGAGGTGGCGACCTGCGCGAAGTCCTGGCCAGCCAGCTCGGCACACCGCCACTGCAGCTGACCTGTTCCGGCACGCATGCACTGCTGATCGCGCTGCGTACGCTGCGCAAGCGCGCGCCAAGGCGCGACACCGTGATCATGCCGGCCTATACCTGCCCGCTGGTGCCGATCGCGGTGCACAGCCTGGGCCTGCGCGTGCAACTCTGCGATACCCGTCGTGGCCACTTCGACTTTGATCCCGGCCAGCTCAGGCGTCTGGCCGATGCGCGCACGCTGGCGATCCTGCCGACCCACCTGGGCGGGCGCATCGCCGATGTCGAACTGGCCTGCGAAGTCGCCCGCAACGCCGGCGCCTGGGTGATCGAGGACGCCGCACAGGCACTCGGCGCACGGGTCGGCAACAGCAGTGTCGGCCTGCGTGGCGATATCGGATTCTTCAGCCTGGCTGCCGGCAAGGGCCTGAGCCTGCATGAAGGCGGCCTGCTGGTCAGCCGTGACGACGAACTGCGTGCTGGGCTGGCCGAACATGCCGTCCAGCACGTTCGCTCCAGCCTGCACTGGGAGCTGCTGCGCAGCGTGCAGTTGATCGGCCTTGCTGCCTGCTATCGCCCTTCGCTGCTGTCGCTGGTGTATGGCAATCCATTGCGCAGTGCGCTTCAACGCGACGATCTGGAAGAAGCGGTCGGTGACATTTTCCCGCTTGATATACCGCAGCACCGGGTCAGCCACTGGCGGCAGAACATCGGCGCGCATGCCGCGCGGCGCTTGCCGGCGTTCCTGCAGGCCGGTCGCCTGCGTGCGTTGCAGCTGCGCGTGCAGCTGGCACAGCTGCCAGCCGTAGAAGTGGTCGACGGCCTCGCCGGTAGCGGTGGCACCTGGCCACTGCTGATGCTGCTGCTGCCCAGCCAGCGCGCCCGCGATGCCGTACTGAAGGACCTGTGGCCACGTGGTCTCGGCGCCAGCCGCATGTTCATCCATGCCCTGCCCGGCTACGCGTACCTGCGCGGCATCGTGCCGCAGGACGACATGCCCAATGCACGCGACTTCGCCGCACGCATGCTGACCCTTGGCAACAGCGCCTGGGAGACCCGCGAAGAGACTGCCGAAATACTGCAGGTCCTGGCCCGCGCCTGA
- a CDS encoding alpha/beta hydrolase, which translates to MTESHDFFLPGGPQGVLLVHGLTGTPAEMRMLGKGLNNAGFTVHGVQLPGHCGSVDDLLATTWEQWYQGVEDAAATLRGKVDQLFVGGLSMGAVLSLALAARRPEWVSGVGVYGATFRYDGWNIPAVARFSFLLPWFKRFNIGRDRMFMEEPPYGLRDERLRAQVSAAMLSGDSAAAGLPGNPWHALAEMRALSNWTRRHLHQVTAPCLVMHAREDDVASMGNAELVMSRVSGPKELVVLEDSYHMITIDRERRDVIRRSARFFTEIGERTGVLKAVA; encoded by the coding sequence GTGACCGAATCGCACGACTTCTTCCTCCCCGGTGGCCCACAGGGCGTGCTGCTGGTCCATGGACTGACCGGCACTCCGGCGGAAATGCGCATGCTGGGCAAAGGGCTGAACAACGCCGGTTTCACCGTGCACGGCGTGCAGCTGCCCGGCCATTGCGGCAGCGTGGATGACCTGCTGGCGACCACCTGGGAACAGTGGTACCAGGGCGTGGAAGATGCCGCGGCAACCCTGCGCGGCAAGGTTGACCAGCTGTTCGTCGGTGGCCTGTCGATGGGCGCGGTGCTGTCACTGGCGCTTGCTGCACGTCGCCCCGAGTGGGTGTCCGGGGTCGGCGTATACGGCGCCACTTTCCGCTATGACGGCTGGAACATCCCCGCCGTGGCCCGCTTCTCGTTCCTGCTGCCGTGGTTCAAGCGCTTCAACATCGGCCGCGACCGCATGTTCATGGAAGAACCGCCGTACGGCCTGCGCGACGAGCGCCTGCGCGCGCAGGTCAGCGCCGCCATGCTGTCCGGCGACAGCGCCGCCGCCGGCCTGCCGGGCAATCCCTGGCATGCGCTGGCCGAGATGCGTGCGCTGAGCAACTGGACCCGCCGCCACCTGCACCAGGTCACCGCACCGTGCCTGGTGATGCACGCCCGCGAAGACGATGTGGCCAGCATGGGCAACGCTGAGCTGGTGATGTCGCGGGTCAGCGGCCCGAAGGAACTGGTGGTGCTGGAAGACAGCTACCACATGATCACCATCGATCGCGAACGCCGCGATGTGATCCGTCGCAGCGCGCGCTTTTTCACCGAGATCGGTGAACGCACGGGCGTGCTCAAGGCGGTGGCCTGA
- a CDS encoding MtnX-like HAD-IB family phosphatase translates to MHWSILCDFDGTISLEDVIDSLLEKYGQPGWQELEDQWKAGKIGSRKCMQGQVRLLKLDPATLDAHLDQVQIDPGFAAFVSRAEQLGLPLRIVSDGLDYAIHRILANHGLSQLPVVANHLRWCEDHWELESPYQAEGCRSGTCKCTCAAQARANEAPRVLMIGDGSSDFCVSEDADFVFAKRRLITHCTNAGIEHAAIETFHDAVALLPRLLDGSLLQPRRIDARPQPAALPPLLATA, encoded by the coding sequence ATGCACTGGAGCATCCTGTGTGACTTCGACGGCACCATCAGCCTCGAAGATGTCATCGACTCGCTGCTGGAAAAGTACGGCCAGCCGGGCTGGCAGGAACTGGAAGACCAGTGGAAAGCGGGAAAGATCGGCTCGCGTAAATGCATGCAGGGCCAGGTGCGGCTGCTGAAGCTGGACCCGGCCACGCTCGACGCGCACCTGGACCAGGTACAGATCGACCCGGGCTTCGCCGCCTTTGTCAGCCGTGCCGAACAGCTGGGCCTGCCGCTGCGCATCGTCAGTGACGGCCTGGACTATGCGATCCACCGCATCCTGGCCAACCACGGCCTGTCGCAGCTGCCGGTGGTGGCCAACCACCTGCGCTGGTGCGAAGACCATTGGGAACTGGAGTCGCCCTACCAGGCCGAAGGCTGCCGCAGTGGCACCTGCAAGTGCACCTGCGCCGCGCAGGCGCGCGCCAACGAAGCACCGCGCGTGCTGATGATCGGTGACGGCAGCTCGGATTTCTGCGTGTCCGAAGACGCCGACTTCGTGTTCGCCAAGCGCCGCCTGATTACCCATTGCACGAATGCCGGCATCGAGCATGCCGCCATCGAAACCTTCCACGATGCAGTCGCACTGTTGCCGCGCCTGCTCGATGGCAGCCTGCTGCAGCCACGTCGCATCGACGCCCGCCCGCAGCCCGCCGCACTGCCCCCGCTGCTGGCCACCGCCTGA
- a CDS encoding LysE/ArgO family amino acid transporter — MWIAATVAGLFAGAGLIIAIGAQNAFVLRQGLQQRHVGRVVLACAGADIALILAGVGGMGALVLQWPLLLQVLRIGGAVFLLWYGLQAGMRAWRGGSALAAGDVDGGDRRQVLLTCLAFTLLNPHVYLDTVVLLGSLSTRYPGDLRWAFAAGACLASVAWFCTLGYGARLLQPVFRRPSAWRVLDAGVAMFMLCLAMLLLLRPL; from the coding sequence ATGTGGATTGCCGCTACCGTCGCCGGCCTCTTCGCGGGCGCCGGCCTGATCATCGCCATCGGCGCACAGAATGCCTTCGTGCTGCGCCAGGGCCTGCAACAACGTCATGTGGGCAGGGTGGTGCTGGCCTGCGCCGGCGCGGATATCGCGTTGATCCTGGCCGGCGTGGGCGGCATGGGCGCGCTGGTGCTGCAGTGGCCGCTGCTGCTGCAGGTGCTGCGCATCGGTGGTGCGGTCTTCCTGCTCTGGTATGGCCTGCAGGCCGGGATGCGTGCGTGGCGCGGTGGCAGCGCACTGGCGGCGGGTGACGTGGACGGTGGCGATCGACGGCAGGTGCTGCTGACCTGTCTGGCCTTCACTCTGCTCAATCCGCACGTTTACCTGGATACGGTGGTGTTGCTGGGCAGCCTGTCCACGCGCTATCCGGGCGATCTGCGCTGGGCCTTCGCCGCGGGTGCCTGCCTCGCCAGCGTGGCCTGGTTCTGCACGCTGGGCTATGGCGCGCGCCTGTTGCAGCCGGTGTTCCGCAGGCCGTCTGCGTGGCGGGTGCTGGATGCCGGCGTGGCGATGTTCATGCTCTGCCTTGCCATGCTGTTGCTGTTGCGCCCGCTCTAG
- a CDS encoding sensor histidine kinase encodes MISGPPSLRRRLLAFLALPMLGLLTFNTILAYYVALDYSNRIHDRNLIDDTHSFAQMLSTMPVTSDLSPQARFLIEYDPDGHRYFNVDSSRMGTLSGNADFSPYAPSQDCTGVHPALYDGNLNGQQVRMATVCTQAMNDPQDQLAVTVAESMADRRQRAREILMIIIPLMTMLALGTAALVWFGVTYGLRILTPLRTRLAQRRGELAPISDADVPEEIQPLISTIDDLFARQAEMITLQNRFIADAAHQLRSPLAGMALHVDQALAHGDPDTVREALQHIRRLNQRTARVSTQLLALSRAQTVPDTVEALDLCELVPQWVGMRVPEAIRDGIDLGYRGSPHPLRVLGNGAMLQEALDNLIDNALRYAGRNATVTVGVHALDDNDVELYVEDNGPGVPDDVMPRLGERFFRAPGTAASGTGLGLAIAHEAVEHFGGRLSFLNRPGGGLKVAITLPLLKAP; translated from the coding sequence GTGATCAGTGGACCACCCAGCCTGCGTCGGCGCCTGCTCGCCTTTCTGGCGCTGCCGATGCTGGGCCTGCTCACCTTCAACACGATCCTGGCCTATTACGTTGCGCTGGACTATTCCAACCGCATCCACGACCGCAACCTGATCGACGACACGCATTCGTTCGCGCAGATGCTGAGCACCATGCCGGTGACCAGCGACCTGTCTCCGCAGGCACGCTTCCTGATCGAGTACGACCCCGACGGCCATCGCTACTTCAACGTCGACAGCAGCCGCATGGGTACCCTCAGCGGCAATGCAGACTTCAGCCCGTACGCCCCTTCACAGGACTGCACCGGCGTGCATCCGGCGCTGTACGACGGCAACCTCAATGGCCAGCAGGTGCGCATGGCCACCGTCTGCACGCAGGCGATGAACGATCCACAGGACCAGCTGGCGGTGACCGTGGCCGAGAGCATGGCCGACCGCCGACAGCGTGCGCGCGAGATCCTGATGATCATCATCCCGCTGATGACCATGCTGGCGCTGGGCACTGCCGCGCTGGTCTGGTTCGGCGTGACCTACGGCCTGCGCATCCTGACCCCGCTGAGGACCCGCCTGGCGCAGCGCCGCGGCGAGCTGGCACCGATCTCCGATGCCGATGTACCGGAGGAGATCCAGCCACTGATCAGCACCATCGACGATCTGTTTGCCCGCCAGGCGGAAATGATCACGTTGCAGAACCGCTTCATCGCCGATGCCGCGCACCAGCTGCGTTCGCCGCTGGCCGGCATGGCCCTGCACGTGGACCAGGCGCTGGCACACGGTGACCCCGATACGGTGCGCGAGGCGCTGCAGCACATCCGCCGGCTCAACCAGCGCACGGCCCGGGTCAGCACCCAGCTGCTGGCGCTGAGCCGGGCGCAGACCGTGCCCGATACCGTGGAGGCACTGGATCTGTGCGAGCTGGTGCCGCAGTGGGTCGGCATGCGCGTACCGGAGGCGATCCGCGATGGCATCGATCTGGGCTACCGCGGCAGCCCCCATCCGCTGCGTGTACTCGGCAACGGCGCCATGCTGCAGGAGGCGCTGGACAACCTGATCGACAATGCCCTGCGTTATGCCGGCCGCAATGCAACCGTCACGGTAGGCGTGCACGCGTTGGACGACAATGATGTCGAACTGTATGTGGAAGACAACGGCCCTGGCGTGCCCGACGACGTGATGCCACGGCTGGGCGAGCGCTTCTTCCGGGCGCCGGGCACCGCTGCCAGCGGCACCGGCCTCGGCCTGGCCATCGCGCACGAGGCGGTGGAGCACTTCGGCGGCCGCCTGAGCTTCCTGAACCGCCCCGGTGGCGGACTGAAGGTCGCCATCACGCTGCCGCTGCTGAAGGCGCCCTGA